In Channa argus isolate prfri chromosome 23, Channa argus male v1.0, whole genome shotgun sequence, the following are encoded in one genomic region:
- the si:dkey-1h24.6 gene encoding T-cell-specific surface glycoprotein CD28: MSVYWIFVILLCSKLSHATHSHSTNTCDEKREPMCEPGKEEVHVPCPNISALEITLRLYKDHEVLFNLTCNLVDNKWNCPESESMAGVKLHEKLVSFILYGLTGKNQGIYKCEGTAIFPPPIITVPSNVSIHVHMEENNCKCCGIVIPENPSSEVMWIVVVALLSTYSLTVTTISLIIWLKMRKTDSQSDYMNTIPRAPKGRRRKRGFQYPIPRHF; the protein is encoded by the exons ATGAGTGTTTACTGGATCTTCGTGATCCTCCTGTGCAGCAAGTTGTCTCATGCCACTCATTCTCATAGCACCAACACTTGCGATG AGAAGCGGGAACCTATGTGTGAGCCTGGCAAAGAGGAGGTGCATGTGCCGTGTCCAAATATATCCGCTCTCGAAATTACCCTGAGACTATATAAGGACCATGAAGTGCTTTTCAACCTTACATGTAACCTTGTGGACAATAAATGGAATTGTCCGGAATCAGAATCCATGGCGGGGGTGAAGCTGCATGAAAAACTAGTTAGTTTCATCCTCTATGGACTGACTGGCAAAAACCAAGGAATTTACAAATGTGAGGGCACAGCAATATTCCCTCCTCCTATTATAACAGTACCAAGTAATGTGAGCATACATGTACACATGGAAG AAAATAATTGTAAGTGCTGTGGAATCGTTATTCCTGAAAACCCAAGTTCTGAAGTTATGTGGATTGTGGTTGTTGCACTCCTCAGCACCTACAGCCTAACTGTTACAACCATTTCTTTAATTATATGG CTCAAGATGAGAAAGACAGATTCCCAAAGCGACTACATGAACACCATACCCAGAGCGCCGAAGGGCCGCAGAAGGAAAAGAGGGTTTCAATATCCGATACCAAGACACTTCTGA